From the Prunus dulcis chromosome 4, ALMONDv2, whole genome shotgun sequence genome, one window contains:
- the LOC117623781 gene encoding uncharacterized protein LOC117623781, with product MGFTMGLNLLLLMAMVATNILSLYHLSSTIQTPKSAAPQPVPDHLLHQLHTIRATINHLTRHHPSPPATTKAAKPTIPSDLLLYSQLSPIASSCHNHPELLHKYMTYTPFSLCPLDSDLAESLILRGCHPLPRRRCFTKTPPKSTSSLPQNPFPSSLPDANVLWTKYSCKSFSCLNRQNLNLGFDPPHEVVNFMTYKSELDLPIPQLFQIAKAANSVLRLGVDIGGGTGSFAARMKLYNVTIVTTTMNLGIPNNEAVALRGLVPIHAPLQQRLPVFDGVVDLVRCGHAVNRWIPVTALEFLLFDADRVLRGGGYLWLDHFFSKEADLDKVFGPLFGKLGYRKVKWATASKNDSGGLKNGEVYLSALLQKPVSK from the coding sequence ATGGGTTTCACAATGGGCCTGAACCTGCTGCTCTTGATGGCTATGGTGGCCACCAACATACTCTCACTCTACCATCTCTCCTCCACTATCCAAACCCCCAAATCCGCAGCTCCACAGCCAGTCCCCgaccacctcctccaccagCTCCACACCATCCGCGCCACCATCAATCACCTCACGCGCCACCACCCATCTCCACCGGCCACCACCAAAGCAGCCAAACCCACCATCCCCTCAGATCTCCTCCTCTACTCTCAGCTCTCCCCCATAGCCTCCTCCTGCCACAACCACCCTGAACTCCTCCACAAGTACATGACCTACAcccccttctctctctgcCCTCTTGACTCGGACCTCGCCGAGTCACTCATTCTGCGCGGCTGCCACCCTCTTCCTCGCCGCCGCTGCTTCACCAAAACCCCGCCAAAATCCACTTCTTCTCTCCCTCAGAACCCATTTCCTTCTTCGCTTCCAGACGCCAATGTCTTGTGGACCAAGTATTCATGCAAAAGCTTCAGCTGCCTCAACCGCCAGAACCTCAATTTGGGCTTCGACCCGCCTCACGAAGTGGTCAATTTCATGACTTACAAGTCCGAGCTCGACCTCCCCATCCCTCAGCTCTTCCAAATCGCCAAGGCGGCCAACTCGGTCCTCCGGCTCGGCGTCGACATCGGCGGCGGGACCGGGTCCTTCGCGGCGAGAATGAAGCTCTACAATGTCACCATTGTCACCACGACCATGAACCTCGGGATCCCCAACAATGAGGCGGTGGCGCTGAGGGGGCTGGTGCCGATTCACGCGCCGCTGCAGCAGCGGCTGCCGGTGTTCGATGGTGTGGTGGATCTGGTGAGGTGCGGGCACGCCGTGAACCGATGGATACCGGTGACGGCGTTGGAGTTTCTGCTGTTTGATGCGGATAGAGTGTTGAGGGGAGGAGGGTACTTGTGGCTGGACCATTTTTTCAGCAAAGAGGCGGATCTTGATAAGGTTTTTGGACCGTTGTTTGGGAAATTGGGGTACAGGAAGGTGAAGTGGGCGACGGCGAGCAAGAACGATTCGGGTGGGTTGAAGAATGGAGAGGTTTACTTGTCTGCTCTTCTCCAAAAGCCTGTCTCAAAATGA
- the LOC117626447 gene encoding DNA-binding protein DDB_G0278111 isoform X1 has product MADPELEAIRQRRMQELMAQHGVGGSGGKQQNPEQQRANEDAKREAEERRQMMLSQIVSAEARERIARIALVKPEKAKGVEDVILRAAQMGQIAEKVSEERLISLLEQINNQTTKQTKVTIQRRRSVLDDDD; this is encoded by the exons ATG GCGGATCCTGAATTAGAAGCAATCAGACAAAGAAGAATGCAGGAGCTTATGGCTCAACATGGTGTG GGAGGGTCCGGAGGGAAACAACAAAATCCGGAACAGCAGAGGGCAAATGAAGATGCCAAGAG GGAGGCTGAAGAACGGAGGCAGATGATGCTTAGTCAGATTGTGTCAGCGGAAGCTCGTGAAAGAA TTGCTCGAATCGCTTTGGTGAAACCTGAGAAGGCAAAGGGTGTTGAAGATGTTATACTGAGAGCTGCTCAAATGGGCCAGATAGCTGAGAAG GTTTCCGAAGAGAGGCTCATTTCGTTGTTGGAGCAGATCAACAACCAAACAACAAAACAGACCAAAGTCACT ATTCAGAGGCGTCGGAGCgt
- the LOC117626447 gene encoding DNA-binding protein DDB_G0278111 isoform X2 — MQELMAQHGVGGSGGKQQNPEQQRANEDAKREAEERRQMMLSQIVSAEARERIARIALVKPEKAKGVEDVILRAAQMGQIAEKVSEERLISLLEQINNQTTKQTKVTIQRRRSVLDDDD, encoded by the exons ATGCAGGAGCTTATGGCTCAACATGGTGTG GGAGGGTCCGGAGGGAAACAACAAAATCCGGAACAGCAGAGGGCAAATGAAGATGCCAAGAG GGAGGCTGAAGAACGGAGGCAGATGATGCTTAGTCAGATTGTGTCAGCGGAAGCTCGTGAAAGAA TTGCTCGAATCGCTTTGGTGAAACCTGAGAAGGCAAAGGGTGTTGAAGATGTTATACTGAGAGCTGCTCAAATGGGCCAGATAGCTGAGAAG GTTTCCGAAGAGAGGCTCATTTCGTTGTTGGAGCAGATCAACAACCAAACAACAAAACAGACCAAAGTCACT ATTCAGAGGCGTCGGAGCgt